A stretch of Leptospira hartskeerlii DNA encodes these proteins:
- the lpxD gene encoding UDP-3-O-(3-hydroxymyristoyl)glucosamine N-acyltransferase: MARYTLEELASKISGAKIENCADPKKVQVESVSPINPGVTNSISFLANKKMLNEAKKTASTIILTTSEFAKELEVPCLVVDKPDLILAQVLDLIYPPHKFENKVEANAFVHPKAKIGKNCYIGNFASVGEDAEIGDNSVLEDGVRIGRGARVGEGSHIGPNNVIHHGVIIGKRFRSFGNCTIGGDGFRFVFANGKHNKIPQVGTVIVGDDVEMGSNSAIDRGGLENTIIGDGCKFDNLVHIGHNCVLGKNVVIAGYTGVAGSTTIGDNVTIGGGCGIADHLSIPSGTIVGGGTSVRNTLTKPDIYVGWDYGLTFPEFQKLRVNIKNVVNFQKWARRIKAIESKLGLNSEE, encoded by the coding sequence ATGGCTAGATATACCTTGGAAGAACTGGCTTCCAAAATTTCCGGAGCAAAAATAGAAAATTGCGCGGACCCCAAAAAAGTTCAGGTGGAATCCGTTTCTCCGATTAACCCGGGAGTTACGAACAGCATTAGTTTTCTCGCAAATAAGAAGATGTTAAACGAGGCTAAGAAGACAGCCTCTACTATCATCCTTACTACTTCCGAGTTTGCAAAGGAATTAGAAGTGCCTTGTTTGGTTGTAGATAAACCGGATCTAATACTTGCTCAGGTCTTAGATCTGATCTATCCTCCTCATAAGTTCGAAAACAAAGTAGAAGCGAATGCATTCGTTCATCCTAAAGCAAAGATCGGTAAAAATTGTTATATAGGAAATTTTGCATCCGTTGGAGAAGATGCTGAGATCGGAGACAACTCTGTCCTAGAAGATGGAGTTCGTATCGGAAGAGGGGCAAGAGTCGGAGAAGGTTCCCATATAGGGCCGAATAACGTGATCCACCACGGAGTCATTATAGGAAAAAGATTTAGATCTTTCGGAAATTGTACTATTGGCGGAGATGGATTCAGATTTGTATTTGCAAACGGTAAACACAACAAGATCCCTCAAGTCGGAACAGTGATTGTGGGAGATGATGTTGAGATGGGTTCCAATAGCGCAATCGATAGAGGCGGTCTGGAAAACACAATCATTGGCGACGGCTGTAAATTCGATAACCTAGTTCATATCGGTCACAACTGTGTATTAGGAAAGAATGTTGTAATTGCGGGTTACACTGGTGTCGCAGGTTCTACAACGATAGGAGATAACGTTACTATCGGCGGAGGTTGTGGCATCGCGGATCATCTTAGCATCCCAAGCGGGACAATCGTAGGTGGAGGAACTTCTGTCAGAAATACTCTCACTAAGCCTGATATCTATGTGGGCTGGGACTATGGACTAACTTTCCCGGAGTTCCAAAAACTCAGAGTGAATATCAAGAACGTGGTCAATTTCCAAAAATGGGCCAGAAGAATAAAGGCTATAGAGTCCAAACTCGGTCTTAACTCCGAGGAATAA
- a CDS encoding anti-sigma factor antagonist (This anti-anti-sigma factor, or anti-sigma factor antagonist, belongs to a family that includes characterized members SpoIIAA, RsbV, RsfA, and RsfB.) yields the protein MILSAKLMRPAGSSAKSNTLLIRLNSPTGPASVQRQPLVLGLALDRSWSMKGSKMDSVIQASSSLVNWLTRRDFLTAVAYAEDVQVIQPLVPLAEKNSVIHRLNSIQVGTSTNLSGGWLHVLRTLELHPIADGYKRVILLTDGNPTLGIKDPVQLIQIAADAYKKGISTTVIGFGNDFNEILLKEIAESGGGNFYYVETPEETGDIFFKEFGDIGTLYAQSIELKVDFPKGMDFLDIVSEVSSYQEPDPEETGRTKTLVLEVGDMRADDVKSLVVQLRPTKKETPANINISASYYELTDGAKLEQKTIDIPLDWSDDSAKEDADVVVEATIAKTGKGLRKAGTLLKEGYTEESIALLNDLIKDINEKEELAPEVLQTLGFRVSSLKNRILENSPTAAKHLVASASELQYGAMENFPDDGVEYHDQIFAFRTNEDIDLYKCPEIKTAIQEKMKEGYRYIVFNLAKSSYIDSSAIGMLIQIAGWLRKRGGELIVSNLRSSVKKVFSITRLESHIRASETEEEAQSLLKAWIESKAV from the coding sequence ATGATTCTTTCGGCCAAATTGATGAGACCGGCCGGTTCTTCCGCAAAGTCCAATACTCTACTTATACGTTTAAATTCTCCTACGGGACCTGCTTCCGTTCAAAGGCAACCTTTAGTTTTAGGGCTAGCCTTGGACAGAAGTTGGTCCATGAAAGGAAGTAAGATGGATTCGGTGATCCAGGCATCTTCTTCCTTGGTCAATTGGTTGACCCGTCGCGATTTTTTAACCGCTGTTGCTTACGCAGAAGACGTTCAGGTCATCCAACCGCTAGTTCCTTTGGCCGAAAAAAATTCAGTCATTCATAGATTGAATTCTATCCAAGTGGGTACTTCTACCAACCTAAGTGGCGGATGGCTTCATGTTCTGAGAACCTTAGAATTACATCCTATCGCTGATGGTTATAAAAGAGTTATCCTTCTTACTGATGGAAATCCAACATTAGGGATCAAGGATCCTGTTCAGCTCATCCAAATTGCAGCTGATGCTTATAAAAAAGGGATCAGCACAACTGTTATCGGTTTCGGTAACGACTTCAACGAAATTCTTTTAAAAGAGATCGCAGAGTCCGGCGGAGGAAATTTCTACTACGTGGAAACTCCTGAAGAGACTGGAGATATATTCTTCAAAGAGTTTGGAGACATCGGGACCTTATACGCGCAATCTATCGAACTCAAAGTGGATTTTCCGAAAGGAATGGATTTTCTTGATATAGTCTCAGAAGTTTCTTCTTACCAAGAGCCTGACCCTGAAGAGACAGGACGTACTAAAACATTGGTATTAGAAGTCGGAGATATGAGAGCGGACGATGTAAAAAGTCTAGTGGTACAACTTCGCCCAACTAAAAAGGAAACTCCTGCGAATATTAACATTTCTGCAAGTTATTATGAATTAACCGATGGCGCTAAGTTAGAACAGAAAACTATAGATATTCCGTTAGATTGGAGCGATGACTCTGCCAAGGAAGATGCCGACGTAGTTGTCGAGGCTACGATCGCGAAAACCGGAAAAGGTTTAAGAAAAGCCGGAACACTTCTGAAAGAAGGTTATACAGAAGAATCTATTGCGCTCTTGAATGATCTTATTAAAGACATTAATGAGAAGGAAGAATTAGCTCCGGAAGTTTTACAAACTCTTGGCTTTCGGGTGAGTTCTTTAAAGAATCGGATCTTGGAAAATTCTCCTACGGCAGCAAAACATTTGGTGGCTTCAGCCTCCGAACTTCAATACGGAGCGATGGAAAACTTTCCGGACGATGGAGTGGAATACCACGATCAGATCTTTGCCTTCCGTACGAATGAAGATATAGATCTTTATAAATGCCCTGAGATTAAAACTGCGATCCAAGAAAAGATGAAAGAAGGTTACAGATACATAGTATTTAATCTGGCTAAATCCTCTTATATTGACTCTTCTGCGATCGGTATGTTAATACAAATCGCAGGTTGGCTTAGAAAAAGAGGCGGAGAATTGATCGTTAGTAATCTAAGATCTTCCGTTAAAAAAGTATTCTCGATCACTCGATTAGAATCTCATATTCGCGCTTCTGAAACGGAAGAAGAGGCCCAAAGTTTATTAAAGGCCTGGATAGAAAGTAAGGCGGTTTAG
- a CDS encoding ferredoxin-NADP reductase — protein MKPVREPQINIFKKSNPLKAKVISNVLLTPETGKGKRPKKEGESLIHRITIAIDHGQYPYLIGQSGGIIPPGEDPEKKAKGLADAAYTVRLYSIASPSYSFGMKEDTIEFIIKRDNVYDAEGNVQFKGVCSNYVCDLKEGDEVVMTGPSGKKFLLPNTDFSGDIMFLATGTGIAPFVGMSEELLEHKLINFTGNVTLVYGAPYSDELVMMDYLRGLEKKFPNFKLVTAISREENNPFDGGRMYISHRVRMLEAEVKKVLSSGGRFYICGGPKGMEKGVIEEIQKIDGNSGTYEEYKHHLEGAHQLFVETY, from the coding sequence ATGAAGCCCGTTAGAGAGCCGCAAATCAATATATTCAAAAAATCAAACCCGCTAAAAGCTAAGGTTATCAGTAATGTTTTACTTACTCCAGAAACTGGAAAAGGTAAAAGACCTAAAAAAGAAGGCGAGTCCTTAATTCATAGAATTACTATAGCAATCGACCATGGCCAGTATCCTTATTTGATCGGACAATCCGGCGGTATCATTCCTCCTGGAGAAGACCCTGAGAAAAAAGCAAAGGGTTTAGCAGACGCAGCCTACACAGTGCGTTTATACTCAATCGCTTCTCCTAGTTACTCTTTCGGAATGAAAGAAGATACGATCGAATTCATTATCAAAAGAGATAATGTTTATGATGCGGAAGGAAACGTTCAGTTCAAAGGAGTTTGTTCTAATTACGTTTGTGATCTGAAAGAAGGTGACGAAGTAGTGATGACCGGACCTTCCGGAAAAAAATTCCTTCTTCCAAACACTGACTTCTCCGGAGACATCATGTTCCTCGCAACTGGAACCGGTATCGCTCCATTTGTTGGAATGAGCGAAGAACTTCTTGAACATAAACTTATTAACTTCACTGGTAATGTTACTCTTGTATACGGAGCACCTTACTCCGATGAGTTAGTAATGATGGATTACCTAAGAGGATTAGAGAAGAAGTTCCCTAATTTCAAATTGGTTACCGCTATTTCCAGAGAAGAAAACAATCCTTTCGACGGCGGAAGAATGTATATCTCTCACAGAGTTAGAATGTTAGAAGCGGAAGTTAAAAAAGTTCTCTCTTCCGGTGGACGTTTCTATATCTGCGGTGGTCCGAAAGGAATGGAAAAAGGAGTAATCGAAGAGATCCAAAAGATCGACGGAAACTCCGGAACTTACGAAGAATACAAACATCATCTGGAAGGCGCCCACCAATTATTCGTGGAAACCTACTGA
- a CDS encoding long-chain fatty acid--CoA ligase has product MRSTMMDYPLVLPSILKRAKEVHPHKEIVTKWHDNSIQRLTYGEFYKRTIRLMSALRKAGVKPGEAIATFCLNHSVHLELYFAIPSIRAVLHTINIRLFPEQLTYIINEAKDKFIFVDKSLATAIEKNLSQIHGVQKFIIIDDKENIPFPNLPNAISYEDFLKTGDEVENFEIIDEFEAAGICYTSGTTGNPKGVVYSHRSTFLHSMSICMGDALCIRESETVLPVVPMFHVNSWGIPFASVMTGCKLVFPGKHLLGAALAELLESEEVTLTAGVPTVWNVLYQHLKKTKYNLKLHTMVVGGSAAPRGLIEGFEKEFGISILHAWGMTETSPVGTVSHLRGFMKNWDDSKRYSYRAKQGVPVPGVEIRAIDDNGTDVPKDGKTPGELLVRGPWIAASYKSGESSESFTSDGWFRTGDVVVLDEFGYMQITDRKKDLIKTRGEWISSVDMENLVMADPDVLEAAVVGRKDPVRDEAPVIFVVPLEGKEVDPKKIHDRLKDHFAHWQLPKIDDIRSVSAIPKTSVGKFDKKILRKELEE; this is encoded by the coding sequence ATGCGTTCCACAATGATGGATTATCCACTGGTTTTGCCTTCCATTTTAAAAAGAGCAAAAGAGGTTCATCCTCATAAGGAAATCGTAACCAAATGGCATGATAATTCCATCCAAAGATTAACTTACGGAGAATTTTACAAAAGAACGATCCGTTTGATGAGTGCATTACGAAAAGCGGGTGTAAAACCCGGAGAAGCAATCGCCACTTTTTGTTTAAATCATTCCGTTCACTTGGAATTATATTTTGCAATCCCGAGTATTCGAGCAGTTCTTCATACGATCAATATTCGATTATTTCCGGAACAACTTACTTATATCATCAACGAAGCTAAGGATAAATTTATCTTTGTAGATAAATCTTTAGCTACTGCGATCGAAAAGAATCTAAGTCAAATCCACGGAGTCCAAAAGTTTATCATCATCGATGACAAGGAGAATATTCCTTTCCCGAATCTTCCAAATGCGATCTCGTATGAAGATTTTTTGAAAACAGGAGATGAGGTTGAAAATTTCGAAATTATAGATGAGTTCGAAGCAGCAGGAATTTGCTATACTTCCGGAACGACGGGGAATCCGAAAGGAGTAGTTTATTCTCATAGATCCACATTTTTACATTCTATGTCAATATGCATGGGAGACGCATTGTGTATTAGAGAATCAGAAACTGTCCTTCCGGTAGTTCCGATGTTCCATGTAAATTCTTGGGGAATTCCTTTTGCTTCAGTGATGACCGGATGTAAGTTAGTATTTCCCGGAAAACATCTTTTAGGAGCTGCGCTTGCGGAATTATTAGAATCTGAAGAAGTTACATTAACAGCGGGAGTTCCTACAGTTTGGAATGTTCTCTATCAACACTTAAAGAAAACGAAATATAATCTGAAACTCCATACTATGGTAGTCGGTGGTTCAGCCGCGCCTCGGGGTCTAATCGAAGGTTTTGAAAAAGAGTTCGGGATCTCCATTCTTCACGCTTGGGGAATGACCGAAACTTCTCCCGTTGGAACTGTCTCTCATCTTCGCGGTTTTATGAAAAATTGGGATGATAGTAAAAGATATTCTTACAGAGCTAAACAAGGTGTGCCTGTCCCCGGGGTAGAGATCCGTGCAATCGATGATAACGGTACAGATGTTCCAAAAGATGGAAAAACTCCCGGTGAACTTTTAGTACGAGGACCTTGGATCGCTGCATCTTATAAAAGCGGGGAATCTTCCGAATCTTTTACCTCCGACGGTTGGTTCCGCACAGGAGACGTTGTAGTCCTTGATGAATTCGGTTACATGCAAATCACAGATCGCAAAAAAGATCTAATCAAAACAAGAGGAGAATGGATCTCTTCAGTAGATATGGAAAATCTTGTTATGGCAGATCCGGATGTTCTAGAAGCAGCAGTTGTAGGAAGAAAGGATCCAGTAAGAGACGAGGCCCCAGTAATCTTTGTGGTTCCTCTAGAAGGTAAAGAAGTAGATCCGAAGAAGATCCATGATCGACTGAAAGATCATTTTGCTCACTGGCAATTACCAAAGATAGATGATATTCGGTCGGTTTCTGCAATTCCAAAGACAAGCGTAGGCAAGTTCGATAAGAAAATTCTAAGAAAAGAATTAGAAGAATAG
- a CDS encoding nucleoside deaminase: MSQEIIEPLLKVFLDRFAEIRTQKSDEIPSFTQIYKNGSLVCEAFNSVEISEDSSLHSEVLAISEAKRICKERYLTDCILITTLEPCLMCGGSILLSRIPKVAYLVPAKLGEGISSLPLETIYSRNFFPELVLIKSEATTELFKTFFKDKRN; encoded by the coding sequence ATGAGCCAAGAAATTATAGAGCCATTACTTAAGGTTTTTTTAGACCGATTTGCGGAAATTCGTACTCAAAAGTCCGATGAGATCCCTAGTTTCACACAAATTTACAAAAACGGAAGTTTAGTCTGTGAAGCTTTCAACTCAGTTGAAATTTCGGAAGATTCTTCCTTACATAGCGAAGTTCTCGCTATTTCTGAAGCAAAACGGATCTGCAAGGAAAGATATCTCACTGATTGTATCCTCATAACCACATTGGAACCTTGTTTGATGTGTGGAGGTTCTATTCTTCTTTCTAGAATCCCTAAAGTAGCATATCTGGTCCCCGCAAAATTGGGAGAAGGAATATCTTCCCTTCCTTTAGAAACGATCTATAGTAGAAATTTTTTTCCAGAACTCGTACTAATTAAGTCAGAAGCTACCACAGAGTTATTCAAAACTTTCTTCAAAGATAAGAGAAATTAG
- a CDS encoding YbaB/EbfC family nucleoid-associated protein, translating to MFENLKNASEIFSKMGEMRGKMEEIKKRISSLRVMGDAGAGMVQVTSTGDGLIVDVKINRALFDSEDNKMLEDLVMAATNDAVQKAKQAAEYELKSITGGLDLSEISKLFGGNLG from the coding sequence ATGTTTGAAAATCTAAAAAACGCATCCGAAATTTTTTCCAAGATGGGAGAAATGCGCGGCAAAATGGAAGAGATCAAAAAGAGGATCTCTAGCTTGAGAGTAATGGGTGACGCAGGCGCTGGCATGGTGCAAGTCACTTCGACCGGAGATGGACTGATCGTAGATGTAAAGATCAATCGTGCATTATTCGATTCAGAAGATAATAAAATGTTAGAAGATCTGGTAATGGCAGCGACTAACGATGCCGTCCAAAAAGCAAAACAAGCTGCCGAGTACGAATTAAAATCAATCACAGGCGGACTGGATCTCTCCGAAATTTCCAAATTATTCGGCGGTAACCTTGGCTGA
- a CDS encoding multidrug effflux MFS transporter → MSKSNGILILVLGALTAIAPFSIDMYLPGMNEIAKDLGTPISDVQLTLTSFFFGISFGQLFYGPIIDRFGRKIPLLIGLTLYIMSSLACGFSNSVNALIFFRFLQSLGACAGMVIPRAVVRDVFSPHEGAKVFSQIILVMGIAPILAPTVGGLLLQFASWNWIFFTLTGISTLMLFGSVLIFQDSKGGDSSISLKIAPVIKEYIEVFSNPIFKTYVLSSGFSASVMFAYIGGSPFVFMVLNGLTQTEYSYLFGFNAFGLILSSQINRILLKKFEAATIVKYVGYSYLILCSLLVIFQIFGLGFIPMLVLIFFLVSAFGLIVPNASALAMAPFSKNAGSASALMGALQMVFGAVSTAAVSLLHDGTAYPMIAVMSISGVMSLASLFFFGKAHKRIKES, encoded by the coding sequence GTGAGCAAATCTAACGGCATTTTAATCCTAGTACTTGGGGCTTTGACTGCAATTGCACCTTTTTCGATCGACATGTATCTTCCGGGTATGAATGAGATTGCAAAAGATCTTGGAACTCCAATCTCAGACGTGCAACTAACGTTAACTAGTTTCTTTTTTGGAATTTCCTTCGGACAATTATTTTATGGGCCGATCATAGATCGTTTCGGCCGTAAGATTCCTTTGCTCATTGGTCTTACGCTATACATAATGAGTTCATTAGCTTGCGGATTTTCGAATTCAGTTAATGCATTAATTTTCTTCCGCTTTTTACAATCCTTGGGCGCTTGCGCAGGAATGGTAATCCCAAGGGCAGTCGTAAGAGATGTGTTCTCTCCTCATGAAGGAGCTAAAGTCTTTTCTCAGATCATTTTAGTAATGGGAATCGCTCCGATACTTGCTCCTACCGTAGGCGGACTTCTTTTACAGTTTGCAAGTTGGAACTGGATATTTTTTACTCTTACGGGAATTTCTACTTTGATGCTTTTTGGGTCAGTCTTGATATTTCAAGACTCCAAAGGAGGAGATTCTTCTATTTCTCTTAAGATTGCTCCAGTGATCAAAGAATATATTGAAGTCTTTTCCAATCCGATCTTCAAAACATATGTACTTAGTTCCGGATTTTCCGCCTCAGTAATGTTTGCCTACATAGGAGGTTCTCCGTTCGTGTTCATGGTTTTGAACGGACTCACTCAAACTGAATATAGCTATTTATTTGGATTTAACGCTTTCGGTTTGATCCTCTCAAGTCAGATCAATCGTATTCTTCTTAAAAAATTCGAAGCGGCAACAATTGTTAAGTATGTCGGATATTCCTATTTGATACTTTGTTCTTTGCTTGTGATCTTCCAAATTTTTGGCCTAGGATTTATTCCTATGCTTGTTTTGATCTTCTTCTTAGTGAGCGCTTTCGGACTTATTGTTCCGAATGCTTCTGCACTTGCAATGGCCCCTTTTTCAAAAAATGCAGGAAGTGCATCCGCTTTAATGGGAGCATTGCAGATGGTATTCGGTGCCGTTTCCACTGCGGCAGTTAGCCTTCTTCATGACGGAACCGCTTATCCGATGATCGCAGTGATGTCGATTTCCGGCGTTATGTCTTTAGCTTCTCTATTTTTCTTTGGAAAAGCTCATAAAAGAATTAAAGAATCTTAA
- the recR gene encoding recombination mediator RecR, whose amino-acid sequence MAEHLIEGMVNALSSLPGIGRKSAYRISFHLLRQDPAVFNGFIQSLSEVKGRIRFCSRCGSYSEEEICDLCLSEKRDSHTVCVVEQPEDVFFIENTGEFKGRYHVLNGVISPLEGVGPQDLRIRELLSRIEPEDLKEVLVATNPTLEGDATADYLNHQLKNFNVTVTRIAYGITVGGSIELADQYTLGRAIRSRLKL is encoded by the coding sequence TTGGCTGAACATTTAATCGAGGGAATGGTAAATGCTCTTTCTTCTCTTCCTGGGATCGGAAGAAAAAGTGCTTACCGTATCAGTTTTCATTTATTAAGACAGGACCCCGCAGTTTTTAACGGGTTCATTCAAAGTTTATCGGAAGTAAAAGGAAGGATCCGTTTCTGCTCTCGATGCGGCTCATATTCTGAAGAAGAGATCTGCGATCTTTGCCTCTCCGAAAAAAGAGACAGTCATACAGTTTGCGTGGTTGAACAACCTGAAGACGTTTTCTTTATAGAAAACACAGGAGAATTCAAAGGAAGATATCATGTATTAAACGGCGTGATCTCTCCTTTAGAAGGAGTTGGACCTCAAGATCTACGCATTAGAGAACTTCTGAGTAGAATCGAACCGGAGGATTTGAAAGAAGTTTTAGTTGCTACAAACCCTACATTAGAAGGGGACGCAACTGCCGATTATCTAAACCATCAATTAAAGAATTTTAATGTAACTGTTACCAGGATTGCTTATGGAATTACTGTGGGTGGCTCTATAGAGCTCGCGGACCAATACACTTTAGGAAGGGCAATTCGCTCCAGACTCAAACTTTAG
- a CDS encoding YgaP family membrane protein produces MENTNTQSWYLERVLFLIAGSVSLIGLIIANFFSQWGLVLNLLVGINMILFSMTGFCPMGFILTRLGIPKKCGSDR; encoded by the coding sequence ATGGAGAATACAAACACTCAAAGCTGGTACTTGGAGAGAGTCTTGTTCCTGATTGCGGGATCCGTCTCTTTGATAGGTTTAATCATCGCGAACTTTTTCAGCCAGTGGGGACTTGTTCTAAATCTTTTAGTTGGGATCAATATGATCCTCTTTTCCATGACAGGATTTTGTCCTATGGGGTTTATTCTTACTCGATTGGGCATCCCTAAGAAATGCGGATCTGATAGGTAA
- a CDS encoding metal-sensitive transcriptional regulator: MELDEIRKQLTHRLHRIKGQLDALEKSLHNKDEDCEKTLILLKASSQALKKFGEAYVQEYMDRCFSEKKSSVSIQKNLKKAIKAAFSL, translated from the coding sequence ATGGAATTAGATGAAATAAGAAAACAACTTACTCATAGACTACATAGGATCAAAGGTCAGCTGGACGCGCTTGAAAAGAGTCTGCATAATAAGGATGAAGATTGTGAAAAAACCTTAATCCTACTAAAAGCCTCGAGTCAGGCGCTCAAAAAATTTGGTGAGGCATATGTTCAGGAATATATGGACAGATGTTTTTCCGAAAAGAAATCTTCTGTTTCTATCCAAAAAAACCTGAAAAAAGCGATTAAAGCCGCGTTCTCCTTATAA
- the dnaX gene encoding DNA polymerase III subunit gamma/tau: MAGNHEVLSRKYRPQRFQDVIHQNLAIGALQNAVKSGKIGHAYIFFGPRGVGKTTIARIFAKRLNCQNPIDNEPCNQCDSCQEITKGISGDVLEIDAASNRGIENIRELRDNVKFTPMGGKYKVYIIDEVHMLTDQSFNALLKTLEEPPAHVVFVLATTEYHKIPETILSRCQDFIFKKVPLSVLQDYAENLCKEENTKYDSEGLFWVAKKGDGSVRDMLSFMEQALVFTDNKLLGSEIRKMIGYHGIDFLSDFIKSLVDEENSSKSLQIIENLYQEGQDIYKFLWDSIEFTHTVCLVKDSAADSESANYPREDLIKMRKDFESVDPIALNKLSFRLFELFEKVKTLRLRNSFEIKIFIEIQIKKLTEDLAKPSLAGLVDRINHLILMIQDQDAGTASVAFEVPKKQAPTPAKEIQTAAPTPSPIVSNEKKEIPQEQKAGPLSSLEDLAKGVSSEDAEWEKSFKNEFLGTDIDPSKVPKLGL, encoded by the coding sequence ATGGCCGGAAATCACGAAGTTCTCTCCCGCAAATATCGTCCCCAAAGATTCCAGGACGTGATCCATCAGAATCTTGCGATCGGTGCATTACAAAACGCGGTTAAATCCGGAAAGATAGGTCATGCGTATATTTTTTTCGGCCCTCGTGGTGTTGGAAAAACTACAATCGCTAGGATCTTTGCAAAAAGATTAAACTGCCAAAATCCTATCGATAACGAGCCATGCAATCAGTGCGATTCTTGCCAAGAGATCACTAAAGGAATTTCCGGAGATGTTCTTGAAATAGATGCTGCTAGTAACCGCGGTATAGAAAATATCAGAGAACTTAGAGATAACGTAAAATTCACTCCGATGGGCGGTAAATACAAAGTGTACATCATAGATGAGGTGCACATGCTTACTGACCAATCCTTCAATGCACTTTTAAAAACTTTAGAAGAACCTCCAGCTCACGTGGTTTTCGTTCTAGCAACCACAGAGTACCATAAAATTCCAGAGACAATTTTATCCCGTTGCCAAGACTTTATTTTTAAAAAAGTTCCTTTATCCGTACTCCAAGATTACGCGGAGAATTTATGTAAGGAAGAAAACACAAAGTACGATTCGGAAGGATTGTTTTGGGTAGCGAAGAAGGGTGACGGCTCTGTAAGAGATATGCTTTCCTTTATGGAGCAGGCTCTTGTGTTCACAGATAATAAACTCTTAGGATCCGAGATCAGAAAAATGATCGGTTATCATGGGATCGATTTCTTATCCGATTTTATTAAGAGCCTGGTAGATGAAGAAAATTCTTCCAAGTCATTACAGATCATCGAGAACTTATACCAAGAAGGTCAGGACATATACAAATTTCTTTGGGATTCGATCGAGTTCACTCATACAGTATGTTTAGTGAAAGATTCCGCAGCAGATTCCGAATCAGCAAACTATCCTAGAGAAGATTTGATCAAGATGAGAAAGGACTTCGAATCGGTTGACCCTATCGCGTTGAACAAACTTTCTTTTCGTCTTTTTGAATTATTCGAAAAAGTTAAAACTCTTCGTTTAAGAAACTCTTTTGAGATTAAAATTTTCATTGAGATTCAGATCAAAAAACTTACGGAAGATCTAGCTAAACCTAGTCTTGCAGGACTTGTAGATAGGATCAATCATCTCATATTGATGATCCAAGATCAGGACGCCGGCACAGCATCCGTCGCATTCGAAGTTCCAAAAAAGCAAGCTCCTACTCCGGCAAAAGAAATACAAACTGCAGCCCCGACTCCTTCTCCAATTGTGTCTAATGAGAAGAAAGAAATTCCTCAAGAACAAAAAGCAGGGCCACTTTCTTCTCTAGAAGATCTGGCTAAAGGTGTTTCTTCTGAAGACGCAGAATGGGAAAAATCTTTTAAAAACGAATTTTTAGGAACGGATATAGATCCTTCCAAAGTACCCAAGCTGGGACTCTAG
- a CDS encoding transcriptional coactivator p15/PC4 family protein — protein sequence MSVIRDIDKGKGEIIRVEISEFKGNKYLNLRVWYTDSEGEYKPTQKGIAIPVGLYSEVKDAILAAESALS from the coding sequence ATGAGCGTAATCCGAGATATCGATAAAGGCAAAGGTGAGATCATCCGAGTCGAAATTTCAGAATTTAAAGGAAATAAATATCTGAACTTAAGAGTTTGGTACACAGACAGCGAAGGTGAATACAAACCTACCCAAAAAGGGATCGCGATCCCGGTCGGATTATACTCGGAAGTCAAAGATGCAATACTTGCGGCGGAAAGCGCACTAAGCTAA